The Streptomyces vinaceus genome contains the following window.
CGGGTCCGGTGTCTACGCTGGGTGGTGTTGTCGGACCATTTCCCGTCGGCCCCCGCCGGCGGCCCTACGAGCCGAGGAAACCCGTGAGCGACACCCCATTCGGATTCGGCCTTCCGCCGGAGGAGCCGGAGAACGGCGACGAAGGCAAGAAGAAGGGCAATCAGGGCGGTCAGGGCGGCCCGAATCCGTTCGGGTTCCCCGGCATGGGCCTGCCGGGCGGAGCCGGCGGCCCCGGCGGCGCGGACAACCCGTTCGCGGCGATGTTCGGCGCGATGAACCCGAACGACCTGGGTGCGGCCTTCCAGCAGCTCGGCCAGATGCTGAGCTACGAGGGCGGTGCCGTGAACTGGGACATGGCCAAGGACATCGCGCGCCAGACCGTGGCCCAGGGCACGGCGGACGGGGTCAAGGACGCCAGCGTCGGGGCCGCCGAGAAGTCCGCCGTCGAGGAGGCCGTACGCCTCGCCGACCACTGGCTGGACGGGGTGACCTCGCTGCCCTCGGGCGCCCCCACGGCCGTCGCCTGGAGCCGCGCCGAGTGGGTCGAGGCCACCCTCCCGGTGTGGAAGGAGCTCGTGGACCCGGTCGCCGAGCGCGTCGGCGCGGCCATGGGCGGCGTGCTGCCCGAGGAGATGCAGGCCATGGCGGGCCCGCTGCTCGGCATGATGCGCTCGATGGGCGGCGCCATGTTCGGCCAGCAGATCGGCCAGGCCGTGGGCACCCTCGCGGGCGAGGTCGTCGGCTCCACCGACATCGGGCTGCCGCTGGGCCCGGCGGGCAAGGCCGCGCTGCTGCCGCTGAACATCGAGGCCTTCGGCAAGGACCTGAGCGTCCCCGCCGAGGAGGTGCGGCTGTACCTGGCCCTGCGCGAGGCGGCCCACGCCCGGCTCTTCGCGCACGTGCCGTGGCTGCGCTCGCACCTGTTCGGCGCCGTCGAGGGGTACGCGCGCGGCATCAAGGTCGACACCTCGAAGCTGGAGGACGTGGTCGGCCAGCTCGACCCGACGAACCCGGAGCAGTTGCAGGAGGCCCTGCAGGGCGGCATGTTCCAGCCGCAGGACACCCCCGAGCAAAAGGCCGCCCTGGCCCGTCTGGAGACGGCGCTCGCGCTGGTCGAGGGCTGGGTGGACGCGGTCGTGCACGAGGCGGCCAAGCCCCGGCTCTCCTCGGCGGACGCCATGCGCGAGACCATGCGCCGGCGGCGCGCCTCGGGCGGCCCGGGCGAGCAGACCTTCGCGACGCTGGTCGGGCTGGAGCTGCGCCCGCGCCGGCTGCGGGACGCCTCGCGGCTGTGGGCCTCGCTGACCGACGCGCGCGGCGTGGACGGCCGCGACGGGCTGTGGGAGCACCCGGACATGCTGCCGACCGCCTCCGACCTGGACGACCCGGACGGGTTCGTGCACCGCGAGCAGCTGGACTTCTCCGAGATCG
Protein-coding sequences here:
- a CDS encoding zinc-dependent metalloprotease, coding for MSDTPFGFGLPPEEPENGDEGKKKGNQGGQGGPNPFGFPGMGLPGGAGGPGGADNPFAAMFGAMNPNDLGAAFQQLGQMLSYEGGAVNWDMAKDIARQTVAQGTADGVKDASVGAAEKSAVEEAVRLADHWLDGVTSLPSGAPTAVAWSRAEWVEATLPVWKELVDPVAERVGAAMGGVLPEEMQAMAGPLLGMMRSMGGAMFGQQIGQAVGTLAGEVVGSTDIGLPLGPAGKAALLPLNIEAFGKDLSVPAEEVRLYLALREAAHARLFAHVPWLRSHLFGAVEGYARGIKVDTSKLEDVVGQLDPTNPEQLQEALQGGMFQPQDTPEQKAALARLETALALVEGWVDAVVHEAAKPRLSSADAMRETMRRRRASGGPGEQTFATLVGLELRPRRLRDASRLWASLTDARGVDGRDGLWEHPDMLPTASDLDDPDGFVHREQLDFSEIDKMLGEAAQKRDQGGQGGQGPQDGPDPASAADSDSDSDSDSDSDGEGETKK